The Bordetella sp. FB-8 genome includes a window with the following:
- a CDS encoding helix-turn-helix domain-containing protein translates to MTKRMIEGVEIGTSSGNVFADLGLPNAEKLKIKSGLVIEIIRAVRRLGLTREEAGRRMGIPQPKVSGMMRGDFANLSERKLMDCLSRLGYDIEIKVRPAADPTGQLTLAIA, encoded by the coding sequence ATGACAAAGCGCATGATTGAAGGCGTCGAGATCGGCACCAGCTCGGGCAACGTGTTCGCCGACCTCGGACTGCCCAATGCCGAGAAGCTCAAGATCAAGTCCGGGCTGGTGATTGAGATCATCCGCGCCGTGCGTCGTCTCGGCCTGACCCGAGAAGAGGCCGGTCGGCGCATGGGCATTCCACAACCGAAGGTGTCGGGGATGATGCGTGGTGACTTTGCCAACCTCTCTGAGCGAAAATTGATGGACTGCCTGAGTCGTCTCGGGTACGACATTGAGATCAAAGTACGGCCTGCCGCCGACCCGACTGGACAGCTGACGCTAGCAATCGCCTAA
- a CDS encoding IS5 family transposase (programmed frameshift), with protein sequence MEITPEQFALVEHCLPKQRGNVSMTNLQVVNAMLYVAEHGCKWRGLPKRFGNWHTIYTRMRRWTQSGVLDKMFEQLQREQVVRIKIEAVSLDSTSIKVHPDGTGAPKKNGPQAIGKSRGGWNTKIHMVAADARTAVTFGLSPGQAHDAPEGRRLLASLGATSRPIHLLMDRAYEGNQTRQLALDLGFIPVVPPISTRIEPWEYDREMYKRRNEVERLFRRLKGFRRIFSRFEKLDAMFLGFLSFVLVVDGLRVLC encoded by the exons ATGGAGATCACACCTGAGCAATTTGCCCTTGTCGAACATTGTCTGCCCAAGCAGCGAGGCAACGTCAGCATGACCAATTTGCAAGTGGTCAACGCGATGCTGTACGTTGCAGAACATGGCTGCAAGTGGCGGGGCCTGCCAAAGCGGTTCGGCAACTGGCACACGATCTACACGCGCATGCGTCGCTGGACCCAGTCGGGTGTACTGGACAAGATGTTCGAGCAACTGCAGCGCGAGCAGGTCGTGCGCATCAAGATCGAGGCGGTGTCGCTGGACAGCACCAGCATCAAGGTGCATCCCGATGGGACAGGTGCGC CTAAAAAAAACGGCCCCCAGGCTATCGGCAAGTCCCGAGGCGGATGGAACACCAAGATTCATATGGTTGCCGCGGATGCTCGAACGGCCGTAACGTTTGGCTTGTCCCCCGGGCAGGCGCACGATGCGCCAGAAGGTAGGCGGTTGCTCGCGAGCCTGGGCGCAACGAGTCGTCCCATTCACTTGCTGATGGACCGAGCCTATGAAGGCAACCAGACGCGTCAGCTCGCTCTGGACCTCGGTTTTATCCCGGTGGTCCCACCGATCAGCACCCGCATCGAACCCTGGGAATACGACCGAGAGATGTACAAGCGCCGCAACGAAGTCGAGCGCTTGTTTCGCCGCTTAAAAGGTTTTCGGAGGATATTTTCTCGCTTCGAAAAACTCGATGCGATGTTCCTCGGCTTTCTCAGCTTCGTGCTGGTTGTCGATGGTCTTCGTGTTTTGTGTTAA